Genomic DNA from Turicibacter faecis:
CATTTTTAAATGGTAGAATCGATTTAGCCCAAGCGGAATCTATTATGGATATCATCCATGCTAAAAGTGAACAATCATTATCTCTGGCCTTGAATGGATTAGATGGTAGAATATCACGTCTAATTAAGGAAATGCGCGAGGAAATATTGAACATTATTGCGAATATAGAGGTTAATATCGATTACCCAGAGTATGATGATGTAGAGGAGATGACTTCCGAATTACTACTTCCTCTTTCCATGAAGATAAGGGAAAAAATGATTAAGCTTTTGGAAACTGCTAAAACTGGACAAATTTTAAGAGATGGAATTAAAACTGCAATTATTGGACGACCAAACGTAGGAAAATCAAGTCTACTTAATCAGTTGATGCGGGAGGAAAAGGCAATTGTAACGGATATAGCTGGGACTACCAGGGATACTGTTGAAGGATATATAAATGTTGGTGGATTAACACTTAATTTAATTGATACAGCTGGAATACGGGAAACAACAGATATTGTGGAAGCTATTGGCGTAGAAAAGTCGAAAAAAATATTAAGTGAAGCACAACTAATCTTACTCGTTTTAAATAATAATGAACCACTAACAGATCAAGATAGACAGTTATTAAAACTTACAGATGAAAAAAAACGAATTATTATTTTGAATAAAACAGACTTAGAATCTAATATTGAACGTAATGAAATTCCTAACTATATTGAAACTTCAATGGTTTTAGATGAGGGTATTGAACTTTTAGAAAATAGTATTAAAGAAATGTTTGAGCTAGGAGAGATAGGTTCTACGGATATGACCTATATATCAAATGCTCGTCATATCGCTAAATTAAAGCAGGCCCTTACCTCCCTCGAAGATGCAATTGAAGCGATGAAAATAGGGATGCTTGTGGATATGGTTGAAATTGATATAAAAAATGCCTGGCATATTCTTGGGGAAATTCTCGGGGAAGATATTGGAGATGCATTACTAGATGAATTATTTAGTAAATTTTGTTTAGGAAAATAAATCAAAATGTAATTAAAATAAGTACACAAGTCAAACTTAATAAAATACTTTTTAAAC
This window encodes:
- the mnmE gene encoding tRNA uridine-5-carboxymethylaminomethyl(34) synthesis GTPase MnmE, which gives rise to MFQDTIAGIATAMGEGAISIIRVSGKDAISITNKLLNGRDLHKAQSHTINYGFIYNPETGEKVDEVLISVMRAPRTFTAEDVVEINCHGGILVTNKILELLLVAGARVADPGEFTKRAFLNGRIDLAQAESIMDIIHAKSEQSLSLALNGLDGRISRLIKEMREEILNIIANIEVNIDYPEYDDVEEMTSELLLPLSMKIREKMIKLLETAKTGQILRDGIKTAIIGRPNVGKSSLLNQLMREEKAIVTDIAGTTRDTVEGYINVGGLTLNLIDTAGIRETTDIVEAIGVEKSKKILSEAQLILLVLNNNEPLTDQDRQLLKLTDEKKRIIILNKTDLESNIERNEIPNYIETSMVLDEGIELLENSIKEMFELGEIGSTDMTYISNARHIAKLKQALTSLEDAIEAMKIGMLVDMVEIDIKNAWHILGEILGEDIGDALLDELFSKFCLGK